In Camelina sativa cultivar DH55 chromosome 16, Cs, whole genome shotgun sequence, a single window of DNA contains:
- the LOC104752897 gene encoding 1-aminocyclopropane-1-carboxylate oxidase 2 — protein sequence MEKNMKFPVVDLSKLDGEERDQTMALINEACENWGFFEIMNHGIPHDLMDKIEKMTKGHYKTYQEQKFNDMLKSKGLDKLETEVEDVDWESTFYVRHLPQSNLSDISDMSDEYRTAMKDFGERLENLAEDLLDLLCENLGLEKGYLKKAFRGTKGPTFGTKVSNYPPCPKPEMIKGLRAHTDAGGIILLFQDDKVSGLQLLKDGDWIDVPPLNHSIVINLGDQLEVITNGKYKSVMHRVVTQKEGNRMSIASFYNPASDAEISPATSLVEKDSDYPSFVFDDYMKLYAGVKFQPKEPRFEAMKNASAVTDLTPTAAVETF from the exons atggagaagaacatGAAGTTTCCAGTGGTAGACTTGTCCAAGCTCGATGGTGAAGAGAGAGACCAAACCATGGCTTTAATCAATGAAGCTTGTGAAAACTGGGGCTTCTTTGAG ATAATGAACCATGGAATACCACATGACTTAATGGACAAGATCGAGAAGATGACAAAGGGACATTACAAGACATATCAAGAACAAAAGTTCAATGACATGCTCAAGTCCAAAGGTTTGGATAAACTTGAGACAGAAGTCGAAGATGTCGATTGGGAAAGCACTTTCTATGTTCGTCACCTCCCTCAATCAAATCTCAGTGACATTTCTGATATGTCTGATGAATACAG gacGGCCATGAAAGACTTTGGGGAGAGATTGGAGAATCTTGCTGAGGATTTGTTGGATCTATTGTGTGAGAACCTAGGGTTAGAAAAAGGGTATTTGAAGAAAGCGTTTCGTGGAACAAAAGGTCCAACGTTTGGGACAAAGGTGAGCAACTATCCACCATGTCCTAAACCAGAGATGATCAAAGGTCTTAGGGCCCACACTGATGCAGGAGGCATCATCTTGTTGTTTCAAGACGACAAGGTCAGTGGTCTCCAGCTTCTTAAAGATGGTGACTGGATTGATGTTCCTCCCCTCAACCACTCCATTGTCATTAATCTTGGTGACCAACTTGAG GTGATAACCAACGGCAAATACAAGAGTGTGATGCACCGTGTGGTGACtcaaaaagaaggaaacagaaTGTCCATTGCATCGTTCTACAACCCGGCAAGCGATGCCGAGATCTCTCCAGCTACATCACTCGTCGAGAAAGATTCCGACTACCCGAGTTTCGTCTTTGATGACTACATGAAGCTCTACGCAGGGGTCAAGTTTCAGCCAAAGGAGCCACGGTTCGAGGCGATGAAGAATGCTTCTGCAGTTACAGATTTGACTCCAACTGCAGCCGTAGAGACATTCTAA
- the LOC104752899 gene encoding serine/threonine-protein kinase HT1-like translates to MSSSCFNPFRIRWSLRSKLPPEPSLPPLPSHPSSSKTNRYAEAETMEKKRFDSMESWSMILESENVETWEASKGEREEWTADLSQLFIGNKFASGAHSRIYRGIYKQRAVAVKMVRIPTHKEETRAKLEQQFKSEVALLSRLFHPNIVQFIAACKKPPVYCIITEYMSQGNLRMYLNKKEPYSLSIETVLRLALDISRGMEYLHSQGVIHRDLKSNNLLLNDEMRVKVADFGTSCLETQCREAKGNMGTYRWMAPEMIKEKPYTRKVDVYSFGIVLWELTTALLPFQGMTPVQAAFAVAEKNERPPLPASCQPALAHLIKRCWSENPSKRPDFSNIVAVLEKYDECVKEGLPLTSHASLTKTKNEILDRLKGCVSTISSPFPSSSVPVNA, encoded by the exons ATGTCTAGTTCATGTTTCAATCCGTTTCGTATACGGTGGTCTCTAAGATCCAAATTACCACCAGAGCCTTCCCTCCCACCTTTACCCTCTCACCCGTCTTCCTCTAAAACAAACCGGTATGCAGAAGCAGAgacgatggagaagaagagattcgACAGTATGGAATCTTGGTCTATGATCCTCGAGTCCGAGAACGTGGAGACATGGGAAGCATCTAAAGGCGAAAGAGAAGAATGGACCGCGGATCTTTCTCAGCTCTTTATCGGAAATAAATTTGCTTCCGGAGCACACTCAAGAATTTACAGAGGGATCTACAAACAAAGAGCCGTCGCTGTGAAGATGGTGAGGATCCCAACACACAAAGAAGAGACAAGGGCTAAGCTCGAACAACAATTTAAGTCCGAGGTTGCCCTACTTTCTCGTCTCTTTCACCCTAACATCGTTCAG TTCATAGCAGCGTGCAAGAAACCGCCGGTATACTGCATAATAACAGAGTACATGTCACAAGGAAACCTCCGAATGTACCTAAACAAGAAAGAGCCTTACTCGCTCTCGATCGAGACTGTACTCAGACTGGCCCTAGACATCTCAAGAGGAATGGAGTATCTTCACTCACAAGGTGTTATCCACAGAGACCTAAAGTCCAACAATTTGCTTTTGAATGACGAGATGAGGGTTAAAGTTGCAGACTTTGGGACTTCTTGTCTTGAAACGCAATGCAGAGAGGCTAAAGGTAATATGGGAACGTATCGATGGATGGCTCCAGAGATGATCAAAGAGAAGCCTTACACTAGAAAAGTCGATGTTTATAGCTTTGGCATCGTTCTATGGGAACTCACCACTGCGTTGCTTCCGTTTCAAGGCATGACTCCCGTGCAAGCCGCATTCGCAGTCGCTGAAAAG AACGAGAGACCACCATTGCCAGCGAGCTGTCAACCCGCACTGGCTCACCTAATCAAGAGGTGTTGGTCAGAGAATCCGTCGAAGCGGCCAGACTTCTCAAACATAGTGGCAGTGCTAGAGAAGTACGACGAGTGTGTTAAAGAAGGACTGCCTTTGACGTCACACGCAAGCCTCACGAAGACAAAGAACGAAATTCTAGATCGCCTTAAAGGCTGCGTCTCGACCATTAGCTCACCATTTCCTTCCTCTTCTGTTCCTGTAAATGCATAG
- the LOC104754129 gene encoding eukaryotic translation initiation factor-like, translated as MVFDGTDELSDEIRKMNAPDQKKERKDKERLLKLRTLGNLRLVGELFLKQKISEENVLDVLQDVLGGGMTRKRVHQRKNLKPSVSFSRLLAKSLMVRNLSIHP; from the exons ATGGTGTTTGATGGAACCGATGAATTAAGCGATGAGATTAGAAAGATGAACGCGCCAGATCAGAAGAAAGAACGGAAAGACAAGGAAAGGTTGTTGAAACTCCGAACTCTAGGAAATCTTCGTTTGGTTGGTGAGCTGTTTTTAAAGCAGAAGATTTCAGAAGAGAATGTTCTGGACGTTCTTCAG GATGTTTTGGGGGGGGGGATGACGAGAAAACGTGTCCATCAGAGGAAAAACTTGAAGCCGTCTGTGTCTTTCTCAAGACTGTTGGCAAAAAGCTTGATGGTTCGAAATCTGTCGATTCATCCTTAG
- the LOC104752900 gene encoding uncharacterized protein LOC104752900, which translates to MKKLCRKGTVHPSPAAAIKTDEDQFLSLLPIAILSLVAALSVEDREVLAYLISNSGDSNRISHLKKSKTHKASKEDNNKNHHSPLFVCDCFSCYTSYWVRWDSSPSRQLIHEIIDAYEDSLEMKKKKKDRRKRSGKANGRVESVGASRLNELGSSSTEFDGGDSVKDGNYCGEEAEKEKGSSVGKVLSFIGQRFLGVWG; encoded by the coding sequence atgaaGAAGCTTTGCCGGAAAGGAACCGTTCATCCGTCGCCGGCTGCGGCGATAAAGACCGACGAAGACcagtttctctctctcctccctATAGCTATCCTCTCTCTCGTGGCGGCTCTTTCGGTGGAGGATCGTGAAGTTCTTGCGTACCTCATCTCAAACTCGGGCGACTCGAATCGTATCTCTCACCTCAAGAAAAGCAAAACCCACAAAGCAAGCAAAgaagataataataagaatCATCACTCTCCTCTTTTCGTATGCGATTGTTTCAGCTGCTACACGAGTTACTGGGTCAGATGGGACTCGTCGCCGAGTCGACAACTCATCCACGAGATCATCGACGCCTACGAAGACAGTcttgagatgaagaagaagaagaaagatcggAGAAAGCGATCGGGAAAAGCTAATGGACGAGTCGAATCTGTCGGAGCGAGTCGACTCAATGAGTTGGGTTCGAGTTCTACCGAGTTTGATGGTGGTGACTCGGTGAAAGATGGGAATTACTGCGGTGAAGAGGCGGAGAAGGAGAAAGGCTCCTCCGTTGGAAAGGTTTTGAGTTTCATTGGTCAGAGATTTTTAGGTGTTTGGGGCTAA